From a single Pseudomonas sp. A34-9 genomic region:
- a CDS encoding rhomboid family intramembrane serine protease codes for MSAIAVLRLPLAVDLSGFVKLLQRMQVPHRVSEEAGEQVLWAPAEISEDVRSLYERFPAGDPDQTLDIPVAQTSKRPSFAEQLKYAKATGFILLLCLIVGGLTYLGENLQTLRWLTFLDFQVVGEYIHFTPLADSLAAGQWWRLVTPMLIHFGILHLAMNGMWYWELGRRIESRQGSINLIGLTLLFSLVSNYAQFAWSGPTLFGGLSGVLYGLLGHCWIFQLLAPNPAYRLPRGVLVMMLVWLLVCMSGLISMIGFGEIANAAHVGGLLIGCFTGLLGGLYNRRKLAA; via the coding sequence ATGAGTGCGATAGCGGTATTGCGTCTGCCGTTGGCAGTGGACTTGAGCGGTTTCGTCAAACTGCTGCAACGCATGCAAGTGCCTCATCGGGTCAGCGAAGAGGCCGGCGAACAAGTGCTGTGGGCGCCGGCGGAAATCAGTGAAGACGTACGCTCCTTGTACGAACGCTTCCCGGCGGGCGATCCCGATCAAACACTGGACATCCCCGTTGCGCAGACCTCCAAGCGGCCAAGCTTCGCCGAGCAACTGAAATACGCCAAGGCCACCGGGTTCATCCTGTTGTTGTGCCTGATCGTTGGCGGATTGACGTACCTCGGTGAGAATCTGCAGACCCTGCGCTGGCTGACCTTCCTCGATTTTCAGGTGGTCGGCGAATACATCCATTTCACGCCGCTGGCCGACAGTCTGGCGGCGGGGCAGTGGTGGCGTCTGGTGACGCCGATGCTGATCCACTTCGGCATCCTGCACCTGGCTATGAACGGTATGTGGTACTGGGAGCTGGGCCGGCGTATCGAGTCGCGTCAGGGCAGCATTAACCTGATCGGCCTGACGCTGCTGTTCAGCCTGGTGTCCAACTACGCGCAATTTGCCTGGAGCGGCCCGACCTTGTTTGGCGGCCTGTCCGGCGTGCTCTATGGTTTGCTCGGGCATTGCTGGATCTTCCAGCTGCTGGCGCCGAATCCGGCTTATCGTCTGCCGCGCGGCGTGCTGGTGATGATGCTGGTGTGGTTGCTGGTGTGCATGTCCGGGCTGATCTCGATGATCGGTTTCGGCGAAATCGCCAACGCCGCCCACGTCGGCGGGTTACTCATCGGATGCTTCACCGGTTTGTTGGGCGGTTTGTACAACCGCCGTAAACTGGCCGCCTAA
- a CDS encoding NAD(+) kinase: MEQFRNIGIIGRLGSSQVLDTVRRLKRFLLDRHLHVILEDTIAEVLPGHGLQTSSRKMLGEVCDMVIVVGGDGSLLGAARALAKHNIPVLGINRGSLGFLTDIRPDELEVEVAKVLDGHYLVENRFLLQAEVRRHAEAIGQGDALNDVVLHPGKSTRMIEFELYIDGQFVCSQKADGLIVATPTGSTAYALSAGGPIMHPKLDAIVIVPMYPHMLSSRPIVVDGNSELKIVVSKNMQIYPQVSCDGQNHFTCAPGDTITVSKKAQKLRLIHPLDHNYYEVCRTKLGWGSKLGGGGD, encoded by the coding sequence ATGGAGCAATTTCGTAATATCGGCATCATCGGTCGCCTGGGCAGTTCCCAGGTGCTGGATACCGTCCGCCGACTGAAACGGTTTCTGCTCGATCGTCACCTGCATGTGATCCTCGAAGACACCATCGCCGAAGTCCTGCCGGGCCACGGCCTGCAAACTTCGTCGCGCAAGATGCTCGGCGAAGTCTGCGACATGGTCATTGTCGTCGGCGGTGACGGCAGCCTGCTCGGCGCCGCGCGGGCGTTGGCCAAACACAATATTCCGGTGCTGGGGATTAACCGTGGCAGCCTCGGCTTCCTCACCGATATTCGCCCGGATGAGCTGGAAGTCGAAGTCGCCAAGGTGCTCGACGGCCACTATCTGGTGGAAAACCGCTTCCTGCTGCAAGCCGAAGTTCGCCGGCATGCCGAGGCGATTGGTCAGGGCGATGCGCTCAACGATGTCGTGCTGCACCCCGGCAAATCGACGCGGATGATCGAGTTCGAGCTGTACATCGACGGCCAGTTCGTCTGCAGTCAAAAGGCCGACGGCCTGATTGTCGCCACGCCGACCGGTTCCACCGCGTACGCGCTGTCTGCCGGCGGGCCGATCATGCATCCCAAGCTCGATGCCATTGTGATTGTGCCGATGTACCCCCATATGTTGTCGAGCCGGCCAATTGTGGTCGACGGCAACAGTGAGCTGAAAATCGTCGTGTCGAAAAACATGCAGATTTACCCGCAAGTCTCCTGCGACGGGCAGAACCACTTCACCTGCGCGCCGGGCGACACCATCACCGTCAGCAAGAAAGCGCAGAAGCTGCGGCTGATTCACCCGCTCGACCACAATTACTATGAAGTCTGCCGCACCAAGCTCGGCTGGGGCAGCAAGCTGGGCGGTGGAGGCGACTGA
- the katG gene encoding catalase/peroxidase HPI, whose translation MANESKCPFNHAAGGGTTNRDWWPNQLNLKILSQHSPKSDPLGKDFDYAKAFKSLDFQALKQDLNALMTDSQDWWPADFGHYGPLFIRMAWHSAGTYRTADGRGGAGSGQQRFAPLNSWPDNVSLDKARRLLWPIKQKYGRNISWADLIVLTGNVALESMGFKTFGFSGGRPDVWEPDEDVYWGSEHEWLGGDSRYGKDKSAMQEPGDGTLVAEPDLHGKEESRTDQGERNLENPLAAVQMGLIYVNPEGPEGNPDPVASAHDIRETFGRMAMNDEETVALIAGGHAFGKTHGAGPADNVGAEPEAAGLEEQGLGWRNAFGTGKGADTITSGLEVTWTTTPTQWSNNYLENLFGFEWELSKSPAGAHQWKPKNGAGAGTIPHAHDPNKRIDPTMLTSDLALRFDPAYEQISRRFLANPEQLADAFARAWYKLIHRDMGPLSRYLGPELPNEELLWQDPIPAVTHPLIDDSDAAALKSKILASGLSVSQLVSTTWAAASTFRGSDKRGGANGGRLRLAPQKFWQANQPEQLAKVLQTLEGIQNEFNGGAAGKKVSLADLIVLAGNAGVEQAAKNAGHSVTVPFTPGRTDASQEQTDVDSFGFLEPIADGFRNYSKGKYTVSAEALLIDKAQLLTLTAPEMTVLLGGLRVLNTNVGQTRHGVFTSQTEALTNDFFTNLLDMGVEWKPTSRDADEFEGRDRKTGSVKWTATRVDLVFGSNAQLRALAEVYASSDAKEQFVKDFVAAWTKVTNLNRFDLK comes from the coding sequence ATGGCAAACGAATCGAAATGCCCGTTCAACCACGCCGCCGGTGGTGGTACGACGAACCGTGACTGGTGGCCGAATCAACTCAACCTGAAAATCCTGAGTCAGCACTCGCCCAAGTCCGATCCGTTGGGCAAGGACTTCGACTACGCCAAAGCCTTCAAGAGCCTGGACTTCCAGGCGCTGAAACAAGACCTCAACGCCCTCATGACCGACTCCCAGGACTGGTGGCCGGCCGACTTTGGCCACTACGGCCCCCTCTTCATCCGCATGGCCTGGCACAGCGCCGGGACCTATCGCACCGCCGATGGCCGTGGTGGCGCCGGCTCCGGCCAGCAACGTTTTGCGCCACTGAACAGCTGGCCGGACAACGTCAGCCTCGATAAGGCTCGCCGCCTGCTGTGGCCGATCAAGCAGAAATACGGACGCAATATTTCCTGGGCCGACCTGATCGTTCTCACCGGGAACGTCGCGCTGGAATCGATGGGCTTCAAAACCTTCGGGTTCTCCGGTGGCCGCCCCGATGTGTGGGAGCCGGACGAAGATGTCTACTGGGGCTCCGAGCACGAATGGCTCGGTGGCGACAGCCGCTATGGCAAAGACAAGTCCGCCATGCAGGAGCCTGGTGACGGCACGCTGGTGGCTGAGCCGGACCTGCACGGCAAAGAAGAAAGCCGCACCGATCAGGGCGAACGCAATCTGGAAAACCCGCTCGCCGCCGTACAAATGGGTCTGATCTACGTGAATCCGGAAGGCCCTGAAGGCAACCCTGATCCGGTCGCGTCGGCCCACGATATCCGCGAAACCTTCGGCCGCATGGCCATGAACGATGAAGAAACCGTGGCGCTGATTGCCGGCGGTCACGCTTTCGGTAAAACCCACGGCGCCGGCCCTGCCGACAATGTCGGGGCAGAACCGGAGGCCGCCGGGCTGGAAGAGCAAGGCCTGGGCTGGAGAAACGCCTTCGGGACCGGCAAGGGTGCCGACACCATTACCAGCGGCCTCGAAGTGACCTGGACCACGACCCCGACACAGTGGAGCAACAACTACCTGGAAAACCTCTTCGGCTTCGAGTGGGAGCTGAGCAAAAGCCCGGCCGGTGCGCACCAGTGGAAACCGAAAAACGGTGCCGGCGCCGGGACCATTCCCCACGCCCACGATCCGAACAAACGCATCGACCCGACCATGCTGACTTCCGACCTGGCACTGCGTTTCGACCCGGCTTACGAACAGATCTCCCGGCGCTTTCTCGCCAACCCGGAGCAACTGGCCGATGCATTTGCCCGCGCCTGGTACAAGTTGATCCACCGCGACATGGGCCCGCTGTCCCGCTACCTTGGTCCGGAACTGCCAAACGAAGAACTGCTGTGGCAGGATCCGATTCCCGCTGTCACTCATCCGCTGATCGACGACAGCGACGCTGCCGCGCTAAAAAGCAAAATCCTCGCGTCGGGGCTTTCGGTGTCGCAACTGGTCTCGACCACTTGGGCTGCCGCTTCAACCTTCCGCGGTTCGGATAAACGCGGCGGCGCCAACGGCGGTCGTCTGCGTCTGGCGCCACAAAAGTTCTGGCAGGCCAACCAGCCTGAGCAACTGGCCAAAGTGCTGCAAACCCTTGAGGGCATTCAGAACGAGTTCAATGGCGGCGCCGCTGGCAAGAAAGTCTCGCTGGCGGACCTGATCGTATTGGCGGGTAATGCCGGGGTCGAGCAAGCGGCGAAAAACGCCGGCCATTCGGTCACGGTGCCGTTCACGCCGGGACGTACCGATGCCTCGCAAGAGCAAACCGACGTTGATTCTTTCGGCTTTCTTGAACCGATTGCCGATGGCTTCCGCAACTACAGCAAAGGCAAATACACCGTTTCGGCCGAAGCGTTGCTGATCGACAAGGCACAACTGCTGACCCTCACCGCGCCGGAAATGACGGTGTTGCTGGGTGGTTTGCGGGTGTTGAACACCAACGTCGGGCAAACCCGGCATGGTGTGTTCACCTCGCAGACGGAAGCGCTGACCAATGACTTCTTCACCAACCTGCTGGACATGGGTGTGGAGTGGAAGCCGACGTCAAGGGATGCCGATGAGTTCGAAGGACGCGACCGTAAAACCGGTAGCGTGAAGTGGACGGCGACACGGGTTGATCTGGTGTTTGGTTCCAATGCGCAATTAAGGGCGTTGGCTGAGGTGTATGCCAGTTCGGATGCGAAGGAGCAGTTTGTGAAGGACTTTGTGGCGGCGTGGACGAAGGTGACGAATCTGAATCGGTTTGATTTGAAGTAA
- a CDS encoding TonB-dependent receptor: MPARSNPLQRRLNPLAAALLLASPVFAADTLELQPQVITGNPLGSQTLASPSTVLSGDDLTFQQKGSLGETLNKQPGVSSSYFGPGASRPIIRGQDGDRIRILRNGVGALDASSLSYDHAVPLDPVNVERIEIVRGPAALLYGGSAIGGVVNTFDNRIPTEAIDGIHGAGELRYGGADTTRSSAGKLEAGNGQFALHLDASAREFNDLKIPGYAKTSRERANDDGDSNKHRLANSDGRQDGGAVGGSYTWDDGYAGLSYSNYDSNYGSPAEEDVRIRMQQEHYAFASEMRNLDGPFSSIKLDAGYTDYEHREIEGGEVGTTFKNKGYEARVEARHQPLGPFNGVIGAQVSRNEFSALGEEAFVPQTDTDAAALFILEELQATDRLLFTLGGRLEHTTVDPDAKGNERFASADRSSHFTAGSLSSGAVYTLTPIWSVAATLGYTERAPTFYELYANGAHVATGTYEVGDAGLSKEKAVSSDLALRFDNGTHKGSVGVFYSHFSNYIGLLGTGRTLNDEGEEDAGGIPEYTYSGVRARFSGIEAQDHWKLGESAYGKFALEVSGDYTRAKNLDTGEDLPRIAPLRLNTGLLWELDKWQARIDVEHASSQHRVPDNESSTDGYTTLGANVGYHFDVGQSKWLAFVNAENLTNQTVRYASSILRDIAPAEGRSIQVGLRTTF; this comes from the coding sequence ATGCCTGCCCGTTCTAATCCCCTGCAACGACGCCTCAATCCGTTGGCCGCCGCGCTGCTTTTGGCATCGCCGGTGTTCGCCGCCGACACCCTGGAACTGCAACCACAAGTCATCACCGGCAATCCGCTCGGCAGCCAGACCCTCGCTTCGCCCTCGACCGTGCTCAGCGGCGATGACCTCACGTTCCAACAGAAGGGCAGCCTGGGAGAAACCCTGAACAAGCAACCCGGTGTGTCGTCGTCGTACTTCGGCCCGGGTGCGAGCCGGCCGATCATTCGCGGCCAGGACGGTGACCGCATCCGCATCTTGCGCAACGGCGTCGGCGCGCTGGATGCCTCGTCGCTGTCTTACGATCACGCGGTGCCGCTGGATCCGGTCAACGTCGAGCGCATTGAAATCGTCCGTGGCCCGGCGGCTCTGCTGTACGGTGGCAGTGCCATTGGCGGTGTGGTCAACACCTTCGATAACCGCATTCCTACTGAGGCCATCGACGGTATTCATGGGGCCGGTGAGTTGCGCTACGGCGGTGCCGACACCACGCGCAGCAGTGCCGGCAAGCTCGAGGCCGGTAACGGACAATTCGCCTTGCACCTGGATGCCAGCGCCCGCGAGTTCAATGATCTGAAAATCCCCGGTTACGCAAAAACCAGCCGCGAACGCGCAAACGACGACGGCGATTCGAACAAACATCGCCTGGCCAACAGCGATGGGCGGCAGGACGGCGGCGCGGTCGGCGGGTCGTACACCTGGGATGACGGATACGCCGGCCTGTCCTACAGCAACTACGATTCCAACTACGGTTCGCCTGCTGAAGAAGACGTGCGCATCCGCATGCAGCAGGAGCACTACGCGTTCGCCTCCGAGATGCGCAATCTCGACGGGCCGTTCAGTTCGATCAAACTGGATGCCGGTTACACCGATTACGAACATCGCGAAATCGAAGGCGGCGAGGTCGGCACGACGTTCAAGAACAAAGGTTACGAGGCACGGGTCGAGGCGCGTCACCAGCCGTTGGGGCCGTTCAACGGGGTGATCGGTGCGCAGGTCAGCCGCAACGAGTTCTCGGCACTCGGCGAAGAGGCGTTTGTGCCACAGACCGATACCGATGCCGCTGCGTTGTTCATTCTTGAAGAGCTGCAGGCCACCGACCGACTGCTGTTCACCCTCGGCGGACGGCTTGAGCACACCACGGTCGACCCGGACGCCAAGGGTAACGAGCGCTTCGCCAGCGCCGACCGCTCCAGCCATTTCACCGCTGGCAGTCTTTCCTCTGGCGCGGTGTACACCCTGACGCCGATCTGGTCGGTGGCCGCGACGCTGGGCTACACCGAGCGCGCACCGACGTTCTACGAGTTGTACGCCAACGGTGCCCACGTGGCGACCGGCACCTATGAAGTCGGCGATGCCGGGTTGTCGAAAGAAAAAGCTGTGTCCAGCGACCTGGCATTGCGTTTTGACAACGGCACGCACAAGGGCAGTGTGGGTGTGTTCTACAGCCACTTCTCCAATTACATCGGCTTGCTTGGCACGGGCCGAACGCTGAATGACGAGGGCGAGGAGGACGCCGGTGGCATTCCTGAGTACACCTATTCCGGTGTGCGTGCGCGCTTCAGCGGCATTGAAGCCCAGGATCACTGGAAACTCGGCGAAAGCGCCTACGGCAAATTTGCCCTGGAAGTGTCCGGCGATTACACCCGAGCGAAGAACCTCGACACCGGCGAAGACTTGCCACGCATCGCGCCGCTGCGGCTCAACACCGGGCTGCTGTGGGAACTGGACAAGTGGCAGGCGCGCATTGATGTCGAACACGCCAGTTCACAACATCGCGTGCCGGACAATGAAAGCAGCACTGACGGTTACACCACGCTGGGCGCCAATGTGGGCTATCACTTCGACGTCGGCCAGAGCAAATGGCTGGCCTTCGTCAATGCCGAGAACCTGACGAATCAAACCGTGCGTTATGCCAGTTCGATCCTGCGCGACATTGCGCCAGCAGAAGGGCGCAGCATTCAGGTCGGGTTGCGCACGACGTTTTGA
- a CDS encoding metallophosphoesterase: MLDPARSYDLIGDVHGCALTLEHLLDRLGYHKQGGVWRHPSRMAVFVGDIIDRGPRIREALHIVHDMVEAGQALCIMGNHEFNALGWSTPAPPGSGKQFVREHTPRHARLLHETLTQFEDHPGDWHDFQRWFYELPLFVDAGRFRVVHACWDAGLIEPLRALFPNGCIDEHFLQASAVPDSFACTVFDRLLRGTDMRLPHGLTMTSGDGLVRSFFRTKFWEDDPKTYGDIVFQPDALPEPVAQTPLTSTEKNSLLRYGVDEPLLFVGHYWRSGKPAPIRPNLACLDYSAVLYGKLVAYRLDQETRLDPHKFVWVDVERPEVLQ; this comes from the coding sequence ATGCTCGATCCCGCGCGCAGTTATGACCTGATTGGTGACGTGCACGGATGCGCCCTGACCCTTGAACACTTGCTTGACCGACTCGGTTATCACAAGCAGGGCGGGGTCTGGCGGCATCCATCGCGCATGGCCGTGTTCGTCGGCGACATCATCGACCGTGGCCCGCGCATTCGCGAGGCACTGCACATCGTCCACGACATGGTCGAGGCCGGTCAGGCCTTGTGCATCATGGGCAACCACGAATTCAACGCGTTGGGCTGGAGCACCCCCGCGCCACCGGGCAGCGGCAAGCAGTTCGTTCGCGAACACACGCCGCGCCATGCGCGCCTGCTGCACGAAACCCTGACCCAGTTCGAAGACCATCCCGGCGACTGGCATGATTTCCAGCGCTGGTTCTACGAGCTGCCGCTGTTTGTCGATGCCGGGCGCTTCCGGGTTGTGCACGCGTGCTGGGATGCCGGGCTGATCGAGCCATTGCGCGCGCTGTTCCCCAATGGCTGCATCGATGAACACTTCCTGCAAGCCTCGGCCGTGCCGGACAGCTTCGCCTGCACCGTGTTCGACCGACTGTTGCGCGGCACCGACATGCGCTTGCCCCATGGTCTGACCATGACCAGCGGCGACGGCCTGGTGCGCTCGTTCTTCCGCACCAAGTTCTGGGAAGACGATCCGAAAACCTACGGCGATATCGTCTTCCAGCCCGATGCCCTGCCGGAGCCGGTGGCGCAGACCCCGCTGACTTCAACCGAAAAGAATTCCCTTCTGCGCTACGGCGTTGACGAGCCGTTGCTGTTCGTCGGCCACTACTGGCGCAGTGGCAAACCGGCGCCGATCCGCCCGAACCTCGCGTGTCTGGATTACAGCGCGGTGCTCTACGGCAAACTGGTCGCCTATCGTCTGGATCAGGAAACCCGTCTGGATCCGCATAAATTTGTCTGGGTCGATGTCGAGCGGCCGGAGGTGCTGCAATGA
- a CDS encoding DUF1315 family protein, with product MSSFNDMINNITPDIYESLKLAVEIGKWSDGGKLTAEQRELSLQAMIAWEIQNLPEDQRTGYMGPQECASKSIEVPNILFKSDAIH from the coding sequence ATGTCCTCTTTTAACGACATGATCAACAACATTACCCCGGACATCTACGAGAGCCTGAAGCTGGCCGTGGAAATCGGCAAATGGTCCGACGGTGGCAAACTCACCGCCGAACAGCGCGAGCTGTCGCTGCAGGCGATGATCGCCTGGGAGATCCAGAACCTGCCTGAAGACCAGCGCACCGGTTACATGGGCCCGCAGGAGTGTGCGTCGAAATCGATTGAAGTGCCGAACATCCTGTTCAAGTCGGATGCCATCCATTGA
- a CDS encoding DUF2797 domain-containing protein, translating into MIEIGRGAISKMSARLDGPNVQYAFRLDDVEVPVNPLIGTTVRLEYLGAIHCTHCGRKTKTSFSQGYCYPCMTKLAQCDLCIMSPERCHYDAGTCRDPVWGEQFCMTDHVVYLANSSGIKVGITRATQLPTRWLDQGASQALPIMRVSTRQQSGFVEDLFRSQVADKTNWRALLKGDAVAVDLAQVRDQLFESCAEGLQGLQERFGLQAIQTIADVEPLEIRYPVEQYPAKIVSFNLDKNPIAEGTLLGIKGQYLIFDTGVINIRKYTAYQLAVHQ; encoded by the coding sequence TTGATCGAGATTGGCCGCGGTGCAATCAGCAAAATGTCGGCGCGCTTGGACGGGCCGAATGTGCAATACGCGTTTCGTCTGGATGACGTCGAGGTGCCGGTCAACCCGTTGATCGGCACCACGGTGCGTCTGGAATACCTGGGGGCGATCCACTGCACCCATTGCGGGCGCAAGACCAAAACCAGTTTCAGTCAGGGCTATTGCTACCCTTGCATGACCAAACTGGCGCAGTGCGACCTGTGCATCATGAGCCCGGAGCGCTGCCACTATGACGCTGGCACCTGCCGCGATCCGGTGTGGGGCGAGCAGTTCTGCATGACCGACCATGTGGTTTACCTGGCCAATTCGTCAGGGATCAAGGTTGGCATTACCCGTGCTACGCAATTGCCGACCCGTTGGCTTGATCAGGGCGCGAGTCAGGCGTTGCCGATAATGCGCGTGTCCACGCGGCAGCAGTCGGGCTTCGTCGAAGACCTGTTCCGTAGCCAGGTGGCCGACAAGACCAACTGGCGTGCATTGCTCAAGGGCGACGCCGTGGCGGTGGATCTGGCACAGGTGCGCGATCAGTTGTTCGAAAGCTGCGCCGAAGGCCTGCAAGGCTTGCAAGAGCGATTTGGCCTACAGGCAATTCAGACCATTGCCGACGTCGAACCGCTGGAAATCCGCTATCCGGTCGAGCAATACCCGGCCAAAATCGTCAGCTTCAACCTGGACAAGAACCCGATTGCCGAAGGCACGCTGCTGGGGATCAAGGGCCAGTACCTGATCTTCGACACCGGCGTGATCAACATTCGCAAGTACACGGCTTATCAGCTCGCCGTGCATCAATAA
- the pepN gene encoding aminopeptidase N, whose amino-acid sequence MRTEQPKMIYLKDYQAPEYLIDETHLTFELFEDHSLVHAQLVMRRNPARGPGLPPLVLDGQQLELLSVTLADKELAEGDYQLSENHLTLQPTSETFTVDTSVRIHPETNTALEGLYKSGTMFCTQCEAEGFRKITYYLDRPDVMSKFTTTVVAEQHSYPVLLSNGNPIASGPGEDGRHWATWEDPFMKPAYLFALVAGDLWCVEDTFTTMTNRNVALRIYVEPENIDKCQHAMNSLKKSMRWDEEVYGREYDLDIFMIVAVNDFNMGAMENKGLNIFNSSAVLARAETATDAAHQRVEAIVAHEYFHNWSGNRVTCRDWFQLSLKEGFTVFRDSGFSADMNSATVKRIQDVAYLRTHQFAEDAGPMAHAVRPDSFIEISNFYTLTVYEKGSEVVGMIHTLLGSEGFRKGSDLYFERHDGQAVTCDDFIKAMEDANGVDLTQFKRWYSQAGTPRLAVSESYDAAAKTYSLTFRQSCPETPDKVEKLPFVIPVELGLLDSQGNEIALRLAGEASAQGTTRVISVTEAEQTFTFVDIAEQPLPSLLRGFSAPMKLSFPYNRDQLMFLMQHDSDGFNRWDAGQQLSVQVLQDLIGQQQKGESLKLDPRLVSALRTVLSDESLDQAMVAEMLSLPGEAYLTEISEVADVDAIHSAREFARQQLAEGLFEALWLRYQANRDLSKKTPYVAEAEHFARRALQNIALSYLMLSGKPEVLAAALEQFETADNMTERLTALAVLVNSPFEEQKALALASFAEHFKDNPLVMDQWFSVQAGSTLPGGLERVKALMQHPAFNIKNPNKVRALVGAFAGQNLINFHAADGSGYRFLADLVIELNGFNPQIASRQLAPLTRWRKYDSARQALMKAELERILASGQLSSDVYEVVSKSLA is encoded by the coding sequence ATGCGCACCGAACAACCGAAGATGATTTACCTGAAGGACTATCAGGCGCCCGAGTACCTGATCGACGAAACACACCTGACCTTCGAGTTGTTCGAGGATCACAGCCTGGTGCACGCGCAGTTGGTAATGCGCCGCAACCCGGCGCGTGGCCCGGGCCTGCCGCCGCTGGTACTCGACGGCCAGCAACTGGAACTGCTCTCGGTGACCCTCGCCGATAAAGAGCTGGCTGAGGGCGACTATCAGTTGTCCGAGAACCACCTGACCCTGCAACCGACCAGCGAAACCTTTACGGTCGACACCAGCGTCAGGATCCACCCGGAAACCAACACCGCACTGGAAGGCCTGTACAAGTCCGGCACGATGTTCTGCACCCAGTGCGAGGCCGAAGGTTTCCGCAAGATCACTTATTACCTCGACCGCCCGGACGTGATGAGCAAGTTCACCACCACCGTGGTCGCCGAACAGCACAGCTACCCGGTGCTGCTCTCCAACGGCAACCCGATTGCCTCGGGCCCGGGCGAAGACGGCCGGCACTGGGCAACGTGGGAAGACCCGTTCATGAAACCGGCGTACCTGTTTGCGCTGGTGGCCGGTGATTTGTGGTGCGTCGAAGACACCTTCACCACCATGACCAATCGCAACGTCGCGCTGCGCATTTATGTCGAGCCGGAAAACATCGACAAGTGCCAGCACGCGATGAACAGCCTGAAGAAGTCGATGCGGTGGGATGAAGAGGTTTACGGTCGCGAGTACGATCTGGACATCTTCATGATCGTCGCCGTCAACGACTTCAACATGGGCGCGATGGAGAACAAAGGCCTCAACATCTTCAACTCCAGCGCCGTGCTGGCCCGCGCCGAAACCGCCACCGATGCCGCACACCAGCGGGTCGAGGCAATTGTCGCCCACGAATACTTCCACAACTGGTCGGGCAACCGCGTGACCTGCCGCGACTGGTTCCAGCTGTCGCTGAAGGAAGGTTTCACCGTGTTCCGTGATTCCGGCTTCTCTGCCGACATGAACTCGGCCACGGTCAAGCGCATTCAGGACGTCGCTTACCTGCGTACCCACCAGTTCGCCGAAGATGCAGGTCCCATGGCCCACGCGGTACGCCCGGACAGCTTCATCGAAATCTCCAACTTCTACACCCTGACCGTGTACGAAAAGGGCTCGGAAGTGGTCGGCATGATCCACACCTTGCTCGGTTCCGAAGGCTTCCGTAAGGGCAGCGATCTGTACTTCGAGCGCCACGACGGTCAAGCGGTCACCTGCGACGACTTCATCAAGGCCATGGAAGATGCCAACGGCGTCGATCTGACTCAGTTCAAGCGCTGGTACAGCCAGGCCGGCACGCCGCGTCTGGCAGTGAGCGAGTCTTACGACGCTGCCGCGAAAACCTACAGCCTGACCTTCCGTCAGAGCTGCCCGGAAACCCCGGACAAAGTTGAAAAACTGCCGTTCGTGATTCCGGTCGAGTTGGGCCTGCTGGACAGCCAAGGCAACGAGATTGCCCTGCGTCTGGCTGGCGAAGCGTCGGCGCAAGGCACCACTCGCGTGATCTCGGTGACCGAAGCCGAGCAGACATTTACCTTCGTCGATATCGCTGAACAGCCACTGCCATCGTTGCTGCGCGGCTTCTCGGCACCGATGAAGCTGAGCTTCCCGTACAACCGCGATCAATTGATGTTCCTGATGCAGCACGACAGCGACGGTTTCAACCGCTGGGATGCCGGTCAGCAACTGTCGGTACAAGTGCTGCAAGACCTGATTGGCCAGCAGCAGAAGGGCGAGAGCCTGAAGCTCGATCCGCGTCTGGTGTCGGCGCTGCGTACGGTACTGTCGGACGAGTCGCTGGACCAGGCGATGGTCGCGGAAATGCTCTCGCTGCCGGGTGAGGCCTACCTCACTGAAATCAGCGAAGTGGCGGACGTCGATGCGATTCATAGCGCCCGTGAATTCGCTCGCCAGCAATTGGCCGAAGGTTTGTTCGAAGCGCTGTGGCTGCGTTATCAGGCCAACCGTGACCTGTCGAAGAAAACCCCGTACGTGGCCGAAGCCGAGCATTTTGCTCGTCGTGCGCTGCAGAACATTGCGCTGTCGTACCTGATGCTCAGCGGCAAGCCGGAAGTATTGGCGGCAGCGCTGGAGCAGTTCGAAACGGCCGACAACATGACCGAGCGCCTGACCGCGCTGGCGGTGTTGGTCAACTCGCCGTTCGAAGAGCAGAAAGCCCTGGCCCTGGCCAGTTTCGCCGAGCACTTCAAGGACAACCCGCTGGTCATGGATCAGTGGTTCAGCGTGCAGGCCGGCAGCACTTTGCCAGGCGGTCTGGAGCGCGTGAAAGCGTTGATGCAGCACCCGGCGTTCAACATCAAGAACCCGAACAAGGTGCGTGCACTGGTCGGCGCGTTTGCCGGGCAGAACCTGATCAACTTCCACGCGGCCGATGGCTCGGGCTATCGCTTCCTCGCGGATCTGGTGATCGAGCTGAACGGCTTCAACCCACAGATCGCCTCGCGCCAACTGGCGCCGCTGACCCGCTGGCGCAAATACGACAGCGCGCGTCAGGCGTTGATGAAGGCTGAGCTGGAGCGGATTCTGGCTTCGGGGCAGTTGTCTAGTGACGTGTACGAAGTGGTGAGCAAGAGTCTGGCTTGA